Proteins encoded together in one Salarchaeum sp. JOR-1 window:
- a CDS encoding nucleoside phosphorylase, producing the protein MAKQPHLLVAPGDVNDIALIPGDPGRVDRIAKQCENVEVVSENREYKVVNATYEGTPLTICSTGIGCPSAAIAVEELEAVGVDTVIRVGTTGALQEGIEIGDMIVATGAAKDEGTSKRYESETLPAVPDYTVLSALVDSAEANGEDVHVGPIASDDAFYAETDEYVAAWAEANILSVEMEAAAVFSLARRKGMRAGAICTVDGNLVEGTQKGATEDEELPEKAKNNVERAIALSLNAVTNLA; encoded by the coding sequence ATGGCGAAACAGCCCCACTTGCTCGTGGCACCGGGCGACGTGAACGACATCGCGCTGATTCCGGGTGATCCCGGGCGCGTCGACCGCATCGCGAAGCAGTGCGAGAACGTCGAAGTCGTCTCGGAGAACCGCGAGTACAAGGTCGTGAACGCGACCTACGAGGGGACGCCCCTCACCATCTGCTCGACCGGCATCGGCTGTCCGTCCGCGGCCATCGCCGTCGAGGAGCTGGAGGCGGTCGGCGTCGACACGGTCATCCGCGTCGGCACCACTGGCGCGCTCCAGGAGGGCATCGAAATCGGCGACATGATCGTCGCGACGGGCGCGGCGAAGGACGAGGGCACGTCGAAGCGCTACGAGTCGGAGACCCTGCCCGCGGTTCCGGACTACACGGTGCTGTCCGCGCTCGTCGACTCCGCGGAGGCGAACGGCGAGGACGTGCACGTCGGCCCCATCGCGTCCGACGACGCGTTCTACGCGGAGACCGACGAGTACGTCGCCGCGTGGGCGGAGGCGAACATCCTCTCGGTCGAGATGGAGGCCGCGGCCGTGTTCTCGCTCGCGCGCCGGAAGGGCATGCGCGCCGGCGCCATCTGCACCGTGGACGGCAACCTCGTCGAGGGCACGCAGAAGGGCGCGACCGAGGACGAGGAACTCCCCGAGAAGGCGAAGAACAACGTCGAGCGCGCCATCGCGCTCAGCCTGAACGCCGTCACGAATCTCGCCTGA
- a CDS encoding carbohydrate kinase family protein: protein MTRRVLAAGHVNWDVTLRVDALPDPDGEARIESQHAAGGGSAANVAASLAGHDVDVGILGSVGDDENGLLVERELTEAGVDTDRLRVVDDGETSVKYLVVAASGQVMVLGNDGANEAVGPEDVDDETVAGIDHVHLTSQRPETATRLARLAADANATVSFDPGRRLSARDFSATIERADVLFLNGREAASVLGSEYTNAPPTRGGLVVVKHGARGATVHTATGSYDHPGFEVDAVDTTGAGDAFAAGFLAVVLGADGIDADRIERALEYANACGALAATSEGARTAPTRPEVEAFLDDQY, encoded by the coding sequence GTGACCCGGCGCGTGCTCGCGGCCGGTCACGTGAACTGGGACGTGACGCTGCGCGTGGACGCGCTCCCCGACCCCGACGGCGAGGCGCGCATCGAGAGCCAGCACGCCGCGGGCGGCGGGAGCGCCGCGAACGTCGCCGCGTCGCTCGCCGGCCACGACGTGGACGTGGGCATCCTCGGGAGCGTCGGCGACGACGAGAACGGCCTGCTCGTCGAGCGCGAACTCACGGAGGCGGGCGTGGACACCGACCGTCTGCGCGTCGTCGACGACGGGGAGACGAGCGTGAAGTACCTCGTCGTCGCGGCGAGCGGGCAGGTGATGGTCCTCGGGAACGACGGCGCGAACGAGGCCGTCGGCCCCGAGGACGTGGACGACGAGACGGTCGCCGGAATCGACCACGTCCACCTGACGAGCCAGCGCCCGGAGACGGCGACCCGGCTCGCGCGGCTGGCCGCGGACGCGAACGCGACCGTGAGTTTCGACCCGGGGAGACGACTGAGCGCGCGGGATTTCTCCGCGACCATCGAGCGCGCGGACGTGCTGTTCCTGAACGGCCGGGAGGCCGCGTCCGTGCTCGGATCCGAGTACACGAACGCGCCGCCGACCCGGGGCGGTCTCGTGGTGGTGAAGCACGGCGCGCGCGGCGCGACCGTCCACACCGCCACCGGGAGCTACGACCACCCCGGGTTCGAGGTGGACGCGGTGGACACCACCGGCGCGGGCGACGCGTTCGCCGCCGGGTTTCTCGCCGTCGTCCTCGGCGCGGACGGCATCGACGCCGACCGCATCGAGCGCGCGCTGGAGTACGCGAACGCCTGCGGCGCGCTCGCCGCCACCAGCGAGGGCGCGCGCACCGCCCCCACCCGGCCCGAGGTCGAGGCCTTTCTCGACGACCAGTACTGA
- a CDS encoding DUF63 family protein has translation MVLPAGVEVPPLPHLLAVLVGVAVVAYGLRAARVRVTPRTIVAFAPWMAVGSTLYVTYQLDVLPEPVAPFASSPIVYASTFVLAGLCWIGASRTDAPLRVLAGTGFLALAAPVGVALQYGSTHGGLALAWPAVGVAAGVVAAAVVWAVLRRVRPAAARVTWPAGALVVLGHALDGTTTAVGVDVLGFGERTPLSRIILEFAAGLPTADALGSGWLFVLVKLALAAGITVLLADYVRDDEAGGSLLLGLVAAVGLGPGMHNALLFVVTAP, from the coding sequence ATGGTGTTGCCCGCAGGAGTCGAGGTCCCGCCGCTCCCCCACCTGCTCGCGGTGCTCGTGGGCGTGGCGGTGGTGGCGTACGGGCTTCGGGCGGCCCGCGTTCGCGTGACGCCGCGAACCATCGTCGCGTTCGCGCCGTGGATGGCGGTCGGGTCGACGCTGTACGTCACCTACCAGTTAGACGTACTGCCGGAACCGGTCGCGCCGTTCGCGAGTTCGCCGATCGTGTACGCGTCGACGTTCGTGCTCGCGGGCCTGTGCTGGATCGGCGCGAGTCGAACGGACGCGCCGTTACGGGTGCTCGCCGGCACCGGGTTCCTCGCGCTCGCCGCTCCGGTCGGGGTGGCGCTCCAGTACGGGTCGACGCACGGGGGCCTCGCGCTGGCGTGGCCGGCCGTCGGAGTAGCGGCCGGCGTGGTCGCGGCCGCGGTCGTGTGGGCGGTGCTGCGTCGAGTGCGGCCGGCCGCGGCCCGCGTGACGTGGCCGGCGGGCGCGCTCGTGGTGCTCGGACACGCGCTCGACGGCACGACCACCGCGGTGGGCGTGGACGTGCTCGGGTTCGGGGAGCGCACGCCGCTCTCCCGCATCATCCTGGAGTTCGCCGCGGGCCTGCCGACCGCGGACGCGCTCGGGAGCGGGTGGCTGTTCGTGCTCGTGAAGCTCGCGCTCGCCGCGGGAATCACGGTGTTGCTCGCCGACTACGTCCGCGACGACGAGGCCGGGGGGTCGCTCCTCCTCGGGCTGGTGGCCGCGGTCGGACTCGGCCCCGGGATGCACAACGCCCTGTTGTTCGTGGTGACCGCGCCGTGA
- a CDS encoding ribose 1,5-bisphosphate isomerase, translating into MVSDAVADTAERIASMEVRGAATIASAAADALAAEARESDADTPADFREDMTTAADRLRETRPTAVSLPNAIRLVLGGMRGGSVPALRESVVAAVEDFRAELDAAQDDLGAVGGRRFADGDTVMTHCHSTDALACVEHAVDAGKSLSAYVKETRPRKQGHITAERLRELGVDVTLIVDSAAHHFLPEADHVLVGADAVRADGAVVNKIGTAGLAASASERDVPVTVAAQTLKLAPRTLAGHPIEIEERDPTEVLDPDDDLDVAVANPAFDVTPARYVDAVVTERGQYAPESLVTLMRDRYGDRPDDVFGE; encoded by the coding sequence ATGGTCAGCGACGCGGTCGCGGACACTGCGGAACGCATCGCGTCGATGGAGGTGCGAGGGGCGGCGACCATCGCGAGCGCAGCGGCGGACGCGCTCGCCGCCGAAGCTCGCGAGAGCGACGCGGACACGCCAGCAGACTTCCGCGAGGACATGACGACCGCGGCCGACCGCCTCCGAGAGACGCGACCGACCGCCGTCTCCCTCCCGAACGCGATCCGCCTCGTGCTCGGCGGGATGCGCGGCGGGAGCGTGCCCGCACTCCGGGAGAGCGTGGTCGCGGCGGTCGAGGACTTCCGCGCGGAACTGGACGCCGCGCAGGACGACCTCGGCGCGGTGGGCGGCCGGCGGTTCGCGGACGGCGACACCGTGATGACGCACTGCCACTCGACCGACGCGCTCGCGTGCGTCGAACACGCCGTCGACGCGGGGAAGTCGCTCTCGGCCTACGTGAAGGAAACTCGGCCGCGGAAGCAGGGCCACATCACCGCCGAGCGACTGCGCGAACTGGGCGTGGACGTGACGCTCATCGTGGACTCCGCCGCCCACCACTTCCTCCCCGAGGCCGACCACGTGCTCGTCGGCGCGGACGCCGTGCGCGCGGACGGCGCGGTCGTGAACAAGATCGGCACCGCGGGTCTCGCCGCGAGCGCGAGCGAACGCGACGTGCCCGTCACCGTCGCCGCGCAGACGCTGAAACTCGCGCCGCGGACACTCGCCGGCCACCCGATCGAGATCGAGGAGCGCGACCCCACGGAGGTTCTCGACCCAGACGACGACCTCGACGTGGCCGTCGCGAACCCCGCGTTCGACGTGACGCCCGCCCGCTACGTGGACGCCGTCGTCACCGAGCGCGGCCAGTACGCCCCCGAGAGCCTCGTCACGCTCATGCGCGACCGGTACGGGGACAGGCCCGACGACGTGTTCGGAGAGTAG
- the deoC gene encoding deoxyribose-phosphate aldolase, translating into MNRDDLAAAIDHTVLGPETTVGDVERVLDDAAQYGMNACVPPCYVPEATDYEPDVTLATVVGFPHGQHHPEVKRAEAERAWEDGADELDMVLNVGRLKNGEHDAVRDDIEGVVAATPLPVKVIVETALLTDAEKHAAGKLAKEAGADYLKTSTGFADGGATVEDVELLAEYLPVKASGGIGTADEARAMLDAGAERIGASSGVGILESDE; encoded by the coding sequence ATGAATCGGGACGACCTCGCCGCCGCCATCGACCACACCGTCCTCGGCCCGGAAACCACCGTCGGCGATGTGGAGCGCGTGCTCGACGACGCCGCACAGTACGGCATGAACGCCTGCGTCCCGCCGTGTTACGTCCCGGAAGCAACGGACTACGAGCCGGACGTGACGCTCGCGACCGTCGTCGGGTTCCCGCACGGCCAGCACCACCCCGAAGTGAAGCGCGCCGAGGCCGAACGGGCGTGGGAGGACGGCGCGGACGAACTCGACATGGTGCTCAACGTCGGCCGCCTGAAGAACGGCGAACACGACGCGGTCCGCGACGACATCGAGGGCGTCGTCGCCGCCACCCCACTCCCCGTGAAGGTCATCGTCGAAACCGCGCTCCTCACCGACGCCGAGAAACACGCCGCCGGCAAACTCGCGAAGGAAGCGGGCGCGGACTACCTCAAGACCTCCACGGGATTCGCGGACGGCGGCGCCACCGTGGAGGACGTGGAACTCCTCGCCGAGTACCTGCCCGTGAAAGCCAGCGGCGGCATCGGCACCGCCGACGAGGCGCGCGCGATGCTCGACGCCGGCGCGGAACGCATCGGCGCGAGCTCCGGCGTCGGAATCCTCGAGAGCGACGAGTAG
- a CDS encoding AI-2E family transporter produces MSSSEWIPSRGERVPLWGVVLALAAIVGFAVYSFVGTFVLGVFIYYGVRPVFRRLDRVLPETAAAVVTLLLTALPFFLVAGYFVLMGFHELLPRLRSYQELLQPYVNVDALLQQPVDEFVAYLQNPDRYSVTSIIEQTRRFFGLFSSVLMNLVLATLFAFYLLKDGKRLRDWFAGFAGDASATYAYATAVDRDLETMYFSTVLMVFVIAVAAAVVYHGYNTLAPAAIGIPFPTVLAVATGLAALIPLVVGKIVYLPLVGYLGYSAAVTPEVSLFFPVGLLVVCFLFLDFIPMTFVLPELAGRGTHVGIVMFGYIVGTMVFGWYGLFLGPLVLVLAVQAVRILLKPLVFGEPVTGEVDTAEEMGADPP; encoded by the coding sequence GTGAGTTCGAGCGAGTGGATTCCGTCCCGCGGCGAGCGCGTGCCGCTCTGGGGCGTCGTGCTCGCCCTCGCCGCTATCGTCGGGTTCGCGGTCTACTCCTTCGTCGGGACGTTCGTCCTCGGCGTCTTCATCTACTACGGCGTCCGCCCGGTCTTCCGGCGGCTCGACCGCGTCCTCCCGGAGACCGCGGCCGCGGTCGTCACGCTCCTCCTCACCGCGCTCCCGTTCTTCCTCGTCGCCGGCTACTTCGTCCTGATGGGCTTCCACGAACTCCTCCCGCGCCTCCGGAGCTACCAGGAACTCCTCCAGCCGTACGTGAACGTGGACGCGCTCCTCCAGCAGCCCGTCGACGAGTTCGTCGCCTACCTCCAGAACCCCGACCGGTACTCCGTCACCAGCATCATCGAACAGACCCGGCGGTTCTTCGGCCTGTTCTCCAGCGTCCTGATGAACCTCGTGCTCGCGACCCTGTTCGCGTTCTACCTCCTCAAGGACGGCAAGCGCCTCCGCGACTGGTTCGCGGGGTTCGCGGGCGACGCGTCCGCGACGTACGCGTACGCCACCGCCGTCGACCGCGACCTCGAAACGATGTACTTCAGCACCGTCCTGATGGTGTTCGTCATCGCCGTCGCCGCCGCAGTCGTCTACCACGGCTACAACACGCTCGCGCCGGCCGCAATCGGCATTCCGTTCCCGACCGTGCTCGCCGTCGCCACCGGGCTCGCCGCGCTCATCCCGCTCGTCGTCGGGAAAATCGTCTACCTCCCGCTCGTCGGCTACCTCGGGTACAGCGCCGCGGTCACGCCCGAGGTCAGCCTGTTCTTCCCCGTCGGCCTGCTCGTCGTCTGTTTTCTCTTCCTCGACTTCATCCCGATGACGTTCGTCCTCCCGGAACTCGCCGGCCGCGGCACCCACGTCGGCATCGTCATGTTCGGGTACATCGTCGGCACCATGGTGTTCGGCTGGTACGGACTGTTCCTCGGCCCGCTCGTCCTCGTGCTCGCCGTGCAGGCCGTCCGCATCCTCCTCAAGCCGCTCGTGTTCGGCGAACCCGTGACCGGCGAGGTGGACACCGCCGAGGAGATGGGCGCAGACCCGCCCTGA
- a CDS encoding tRNA (N(6)-L-threonylcarbamoyladenosine(37)-C(2))-methylthiotransferase has translation MARYHIETYGCTSNRGESREIEKRLRDAGHRKVDGPKAADVSILNTCTVVEKTERNMLRRAEELAEETADLFVTGCMALAQGEEFHEADVDAQVLHWDEVPEAVTNGECPTTTPDAEPILDGVIGILPIARGCMSNCSYCITKQATGRVDSPPVEENVEKARALVHAGAAEIRITGQDTGVYGWDDGERKLPELLERICTDIEGDFRVRVGMANPGGVHGIREELAGVFAEHDEIYNFLHAPVQSGSDDVLEDMRRQHRVEQYLDIVETFDDYLGEWTLSTDFIVGFPTEEPEDHEMSMALLRETRPEKINVTRFSKRPGTDAADMKGLGGQVKKDRSKEMTDAKMAVVAEAYESMVGTERDVLVTEHGTGDSVKCYDSAYRQIIVQNASEHALEPGDFATVEVTGHSTVYAFADPV, from the coding sequence ATGGCCCGGTACCACATCGAGACCTACGGGTGCACGTCGAACCGGGGTGAGAGCCGGGAGATAGAGAAGCGGCTTCGGGACGCCGGTCACCGCAAAGTCGACGGGCCGAAAGCGGCGGACGTCTCCATCCTCAACACCTGTACGGTCGTCGAGAAGACGGAGCGCAACATGCTCCGCCGGGCGGAAGAACTCGCAGAGGAGACCGCGGATCTCTTCGTCACGGGCTGCATGGCGCTCGCGCAGGGCGAGGAGTTCCACGAGGCGGACGTGGACGCCCAGGTCTTGCACTGGGACGAGGTGCCGGAGGCGGTGACGAACGGCGAGTGTCCGACGACGACGCCGGACGCCGAACCCATCCTCGACGGCGTCATCGGAATCCTCCCGATCGCTCGCGGCTGCATGAGCAACTGCTCGTACTGCATCACGAAGCAGGCGACCGGCCGCGTCGATTCGCCGCCCGTCGAGGAGAACGTGGAGAAGGCGCGCGCGCTCGTCCACGCCGGCGCGGCGGAGATTCGCATCACGGGACAGGACACGGGCGTCTACGGCTGGGACGACGGCGAGCGCAAGCTCCCCGAACTCTTAGAGCGCATCTGCACCGACATCGAGGGCGACTTCCGGGTTCGCGTGGGGATGGCGAACCCCGGCGGCGTGCACGGCATCCGCGAGGAGCTCGCGGGCGTGTTCGCCGAGCACGACGAGATTTACAACTTCCTCCACGCGCCCGTCCAGTCCGGGTCGGACGACGTGCTCGAGGACATGCGCCGCCAGCACCGCGTCGAGCAGTACCTCGACATCGTTGAGACGTTCGACGACTACCTGGGTGAGTGGACGCTCTCCACGGACTTCATCGTCGGGTTCCCCACGGAGGAACCGGAAGACCACGAGATGTCGATGGCGCTCCTCCGGGAGACGCGCCCCGAGAAGATCAACGTGACGCGGTTCTCGAAGCGCCCCGGGACGGACGCCGCGGACATGAAGGGCCTCGGCGGACAGGTGAAGAAAGACCGCTCGAAGGAGATGACGGACGCGAAGATGGCGGTCGTCGCTGAGGCGTACGAGTCGATGGTCGGGACGGAACGCGACGTGCTCGTCACCGAGCACGGCACGGGCGACTCCGTGAAGTGCTACGACTCCGCGTACCGCCAGATCATCGTGCAGAACGCCTCCGAGCACGCCCTCGAACCCGGCGACTTCGCGACGGTCGAGGTGACGGGGCACTCGACCGTGTACGCGTTCGCCGACCCCGTGTAG
- a CDS encoding aldehyde dehydrogenase family protein, protein MTQTSESAWNRLYVDGEWRDSGSGETIPVANPATREQFAEVPAGTVDDVDAAYEAADAAQSEWAALPREERLEYVEAMRDELRERDEAVAGLLARESGSAMGKATGEVGISLADFGTALNVEPEGEDVRDSQFVSEKKHHIVQEPVGVVGIISPWNYPLHLTTRALAPALALGNTVVVKPASDTPVTGGLLLADIANAVGLPDGVVNVVTGRGSDIGDRFSDHPTPRVLSFTGSTAVGRTVGKNAGENITMPALELGGNGPFVVSESADVEQAAAAGAVGSFTHQGQVCISINRHVVHESVYGEYVERLVEHAESLTVGDPTDPETDFGPIVNESQRDDLADFVADSVDEGATVETGGDYDGLFFEPTVLSGATNDIAAACNEHFGPIAPVIPVESDEDAIAVANDTEYGLSAGVFAGDTDYGRELADRIDAGMVHVNDHPIQDEPNAPFGGMKASGLGRYNGEWIVDELTEPKWISVQNEPREYDLLE, encoded by the coding sequence ATGACTCAGACAAGTGAGAGCGCGTGGAACCGCCTCTACGTCGACGGCGAGTGGCGAGACTCCGGAAGCGGCGAGACGATTCCCGTGGCGAACCCGGCGACCCGCGAGCAGTTCGCGGAAGTTCCCGCGGGCACCGTCGACGACGTCGACGCCGCGTACGAGGCCGCGGACGCCGCCCAATCCGAGTGGGCGGCGCTGCCGCGCGAGGAACGCCTCGAGTACGTCGAGGCGATGCGGGACGAACTCCGGGAGCGCGACGAGGCGGTCGCCGGATTGCTCGCGCGAGAGAGCGGGAGCGCGATGGGGAAGGCGACCGGCGAGGTCGGTATCAGCCTCGCGGACTTCGGCACCGCGTTGAACGTCGAACCCGAGGGCGAGGACGTGCGCGACTCCCAGTTCGTCTCGGAGAAAAAACACCACATCGTCCAGGAACCGGTGGGCGTCGTCGGCATCATCAGCCCCTGGAACTACCCACTGCACCTGACGACGCGCGCGCTCGCGCCGGCGCTCGCGCTCGGGAACACCGTCGTCGTGAAACCCGCGAGCGACACGCCCGTCACGGGCGGCCTCCTGCTCGCGGACATCGCGAACGCGGTCGGCCTCCCGGACGGCGTCGTGAACGTCGTGACCGGTCGCGGGAGCGACATCGGTGACCGATTCTCCGACCACCCGACGCCGCGCGTCCTCTCCTTCACGGGGAGCACGGCGGTCGGGCGGACGGTCGGGAAGAACGCGGGCGAGAACATCACGATGCCCGCGCTCGAACTCGGCGGGAACGGCCCGTTCGTCGTCTCCGAGTCGGCGGACGTGGAGCAGGCCGCGGCCGCGGGCGCGGTCGGTTCGTTCACCCACCAGGGCCAGGTCTGCATCTCTATCAACCGCCACGTCGTCCACGAGTCCGTCTACGGCGAGTACGTCGAGCGACTCGTCGAACACGCCGAGTCGCTCACGGTGGGCGACCCGACCGACCCCGAGACGGACTTCGGCCCCATCGTGAACGAGAGCCAGCGCGACGACCTCGCCGACTTCGTCGCGGACTCGGTCGACGAGGGGGCGACCGTCGAGACCGGCGGCGACTACGACGGGTTGTTCTTCGAACCGACCGTGCTCTCCGGCGCGACGAACGACATCGCCGCGGCGTGCAACGAGCACTTCGGCCCCATCGCGCCCGTCATCCCCGTCGAGAGCGACGAGGACGCAATCGCGGTCGCGAACGACACCGAGTACGGCCTCTCAGCGGGCGTGTTCGCCGGCGACACCGACTACGGCCGCGAACTCGCCGACCGCATCGACGCCGGGATGGTGCACGTGAACGACCACCCGATTCAGGACGAACCGAACGCGCCCTTCGGCGGCATGAAGGCGTCCGGTCTCGGCCGGTACAACGGCGAGTGGATCGTCGACGAACTCACCGAACCGAAGTGGATTTCGGTCCAGAACGAGCCCCGGGAGTACGACCTCCTAGAATGA
- a CDS encoding HIT domain-containing protein, with protein sequence MDRVFAPWRIEWVEREDKNPDVEECVFCELPEHGTDREHRIVARSEHAFCLLNNAPYNPGHAMVIPCDHGGDYGALSDDQLLDHARLKQATFDALDAAMGPDAYNAGLNLGGGPAGGSIEDHLHTHIVPRWEGDTNFMPVVSDTKVVVEAISDTYDALHDAFREHDAATGVSEAGAVTLSF encoded by the coding sequence ATGGATCGCGTGTTCGCGCCGTGGCGAATCGAGTGGGTGGAGAGAGAGGACAAGAACCCCGACGTGGAGGAGTGCGTGTTCTGCGAACTCCCCGAGCACGGGACGGATCGCGAGCACCGCATCGTCGCGCGCTCCGAGCACGCGTTCTGTCTGTTGAACAACGCGCCGTACAACCCGGGGCACGCGATGGTGATTCCGTGCGACCACGGCGGCGACTACGGCGCGCTCTCGGACGACCAACTGCTCGACCACGCCCGACTCAAGCAGGCGACGTTCGACGCGCTCGACGCCGCGATGGGGCCGGACGCCTACAACGCCGGACTCAACCTCGGCGGCGGGCCGGCGGGCGGATCCATCGAAGACCACCTGCACACGCACATCGTCCCGCGCTGGGAGGGCGACACGAACTTCATGCCCGTCGTCAGCGACACGAAGGTCGTCGTCGAAGCCATCTCCGACACCTACGACGCGCTCCACGACGCCTTCCGCGAGCACGACGCGGCGACGGGCGTGAGCGAGGCGGGCGCGGTCACGCTCTCATTCTAG